In Drosophila nasuta strain 15112-1781.00 chromosome 2R, ASM2355853v1, whole genome shotgun sequence, a single genomic region encodes these proteins:
- the LOC132787457 gene encoding uncharacterized protein LOC132787457, producing the protein MIRHRYFDVQLKFRDLDSVVLTPVFFRGCVQNSLERFFGQIGGDTTLEIIKFSAEQQRVVFRVPEEFYERTRAAITLIGHYQEVPCHFRVLKTSKTPLDFVKEGENENCEEI; encoded by the exons ATGATCAGGCATCGTTACTTCGATGTACAACT GAAATTTCGTGATTTAGATTCTGTTGTACTCACACCTGTATTTTTTCGTGGCTGCGTGCAAAATTCACTGGAGCGATTCTTTGGCCAAATTGGTGGAGATACAACATTGGAAATCATCAAATTTAGCGCCGAGCAGCAACGCGTTGTATTCCGAGTACCCGAAGAATTCTACGAACGCACTCGGGCAGCAATCACCTTAATTGGGCATTATCAGGAAGTACCGTGTCACTTTCGTGTGCTCAAAACCTCAAAGACGCCGCTGGACTTCGTCAAAGAAggcgaaaacgaaaattgtgAAGAAATCTAG
- the LOC132787455 gene encoding mitochondrial intermembrane space import and assembly protein 40-B: MAFSFCKSFGKDKVIFATKEDHAVPSKIELPPPEAPQGLISKNGDINWSCPCLGGMATGPCGVDFREAFSCFHYSEAEPKGSDCYEAFRQMQDCFQQYPTVYNKANGADDDDDALGDVMNADNNGASVKDVDELSSGAGAAAAVANTTTVSKVE, from the coding sequence ATGGCATTCTCTTTCTGCAAGAGCTTTGGCAAGGATAAAGTGATCTTTGCTACCAAAGAGGATCATGCGGTGCCTAGCAAAATTGAGTTGCCACCTCCAGAGGCCCCACAGGGTCTTATCTCCAAGAATGGGGACATCAATTGGAGCTGCCCTTGTTTGGGTGGCATGGCCACAGGACCCTGCGGTGTTGACTTTCGGGAGGCGTTTTCTTGCTTCCACTACAGCGAAGCGGAGCCCAAAGGCTCCGATTGCTACGAGGCATTCCGTCAAATGCAAGACTGCTTCCAGCAGTATCCAACGGTATACAACAAGGCCAATGGAgcggatgatgatgacgatgcgCTTGGAGATGTTATGAATGCCGACAACAATGGTGCGAGTGTCAAGGATGTGGATGAACTGTCGAGTGGAGCTGgagctgcggctgctgtggcCAACACCACTACTGTTTCTAAAGTCGagtaa